In the genome of Pempheris klunzingeri isolate RE-2024b chromosome 20, fPemKlu1.hap1, whole genome shotgun sequence, the window TTCCTCTTAGAATGttggttgaacaaaacaagcaattttgCAGCTGCAGTCTtgattcaaaaatgttttgacagGTGAACtaatcatgaaaataatagGTTACTTGCAGCCGTAATATGACTTATCTGTACTCATCTCTGTTTGTCCCGTTATTAGATAAAGTTTATCCCTCCATTACTGCCTCAAGACCCAGTTTCCCTGCAGGGACCGGCACAGCTGAAGCCATGACTTCCAGTGTTTATTTATACATTGTTATTGACAAGTCGTGGTATTTAGGGCCACGTTGACTCTTCTGTTCTAATGTCCTGCCAGCCTTCACCCTACATCCTAAACAAACAGCTCCAAAAACTATCCAGTTCCAGCCAGACTTCCCTCAAAGAGCACTGATATACGCCTCTCCTCATATGCCCTTTACTGTGTTTACAAAAGCTTAAACCACATAGGACAGTTTTCTGATAATGTGAGCTTTCTCTGAATACCTCCAGCAAATAATTAGTAACTTGATGATGAAGATGCTCTGTGGGGTAGTTTGGATAGTTTGAGCTGCAGTCAGCAGGTTCTTTTTCCTCGGGTTGTGTGATAGGATGaaaagtgctgcagctgcagaaacCCAAAATGACAACCTGTGGAACCATTTTACAAGGATGTGGTCAATGATTTCTCCTGGAAGTTTGGCCCATGAGACTTTTTAGTGAGGAAcaagagtttgtgtttgtttagggTTGTGTTGAGTTCAAACCCAAGGGCACATGTTGGCAAACAGCAAGTCtaagagcgagggagggagcTAGAGCCGAGTATAACCACCCTCACAGGGCTGAGTGAACTCATCTCCACCAGACATGCCAAGGTCAATACCAACGTGAGCACttcagggctgcagctaacacCCTTGATTCATAGTTTATCCATGAATATGTCAAAAGAAAGTTCTCCCTGAGCCAAAGACAATGTCTTCAGAGTATGACTGCAACTAACAATCatttttgttgtcattatttttcCGATTAATCGATTGGTTGTTTGGTCTATAGAATATGagaaaatgtcttgttttgtccacaattcagtttactgtcatagaggAATAAAGAAACTAAAAATACTCATATTTAAGTAACTGgaatcaaatttttttttcaattataaGAATAGTTGGGGATTCATTTAATAGTTGACAACTAATCGATAAGTCGATGAATCGTTGCAGCTGTACTGTtctaaagcagcaaatcctcatatttgagaggctgaaaccaccaaatgtttggtatttttgcttgaatgatgaatgaaacaaTTAATCCATTATCAAAGTAGGCTCATTGccatttaaatgtctttttcaatCAATGAGTCGActtatagttgcagctctaTGTGGCATGTGCTGTCAGGTCCTGTGGTGCCAGCTACTTTGAATAACTTACCTTTAGGGCTGACATtcatattatttctttatttgtcaataaaatgtcagaaaatagtgaaatatGCTTTTTAAGAATAATTTTCCACAACATACGGTTGCATCTTAAAAATAGATTCTTGTGTTCGACCATCAGTTTAAAAGCAAACAAtcttcagtttactgtcacacatGACAAACAAAAGCATCAAATCTCCAGTTTGAAGGATCAGATAATATTTGACATCTTTCCTACAGaaatgactgaaacacacagatacacacacgtGGGAAAGAGAGTTTAAAGGTAAAGCTTTTTGGCCCTCAGACCCACTGAGCTAAAATCTGTTAATGTTACATCGGCTCAAACCAGGCCTGGCTGGTTCAACAGCAAACATGAACCAGGTTGTGATAAACTGACAGGAGAGATGCATGTAAATGATTCATTAACCATTAACACATGTTTTACTTACACCTGGGTCTGTTTCTTGTATTTCTCTCTACCAGTACATTTAACTAACTATATTGTTATTCCCTGTTTTTCTCCAggtttcctctgcagctgctgagtaACCTCCTTTAGACTGAACAGAGGTTTAACAACCACAATGGCTTTGAGCTCGTTCGACATTGAAGCGCCGCAATGGGATCAGTCGACGTTTATGGGACGACTGAAACACTTCTTCAACATCACAGACTGCCGAACGGCGCTCTTACCTGACTCACGCTTGGATGAAGCCAAAGCTTTAGTAGAAAGCTGCAGGTAAGAGGGCGGACTCTAAGAGAGATGAACTGAGACTGTAACCATCTCCTGGCACTGCAGAATTCAATCTGAGAGAAAATACAACCTAAATGAGTTTCATCAGGCTATGGCAGTAATTAATGTCAATATCTTAATTTATGCATATTTTTTGAAACTGTAATTagtgcaaaaacacagaaatgttgtcCGACTTCATAAATATTTAAGTGTTGTATATCAGACCAAAGCATGTTGAGCACACAGTTTATAAATCTATTTTTTGGTGGATTTCCTACTCTGGGGACTGCATTGTATCTCTGTCATCTGTATGTCTCaactaaaagaaaatgcagcaaactaaaacaaaaaaaaattgtttagGCAAGactttgtctgcatgtgtttgatggTATGAAAATGCCCACTCTGTGAGaaagctcagtgtgtgtttttggtgctCCTCAGGGCGGGATCCGTCCCTCCCGGCaccacagaggagcagctccaCTATGCTAAGAAGCTGTACGACTCGGCCTTCCACCCAGACACGGGAGACCGCATGAACCTCATCGGCCGCATGTCCTTCCAGGTCCCCGGAGGCATGGCCATCACCGGCTTCATGCTGCAGTTCTACAGGTACCAGAGAGCGAATAGGACGCGCTGCATTATACCACATGCTCCGGTCTCACAGAGGGAGCTTTAGATGTTTCATGGTGGTCTGTTTCTAGGACAGTTCCTGCTGTGGTGTTCTGGCAGTGGGTCAATCAGTCCTTCAACGCTTTGGTCAACTACACGAACCGTAACGCCGCCTCCCCCATCACTCCCAAGTAagaatttaatgtattttaagatttttgtttAAAGGAACTTTAACCACCACATTTAGACCTCCTTACATAAAGCTGGTGGAAATTTAACCTGTTGGCATCACGTCTGAATGAGTCAACCTGTTGTGCAGAGTGCTCGAGATTATCATCTCTTTTACACAAAGAAAGTAAAGTTACTGAGGAGATTCTTCTTATATAAGTTTAGAAACGTTATTTTCCCCCTAGTGGTATGGACAAAGGATAGAGCATTATTATTTAGtgtaaaataagtttaaaaatcCATCTCTAGTGCaaactgtgagagaaaaaatgaGGCTGTGAGGAACATTGATGATCTGAATGACAGAAAGCCGCCACGTTAACGATAGATGAAGCCATCGATGTTACGCGTTCCATGTCtgaaaaaggcttttattgtctttttcaggCAGATTGGAGTCGCCTATGTTACAGCGACCAGCACAGCGTTAGCAACAGCAGTTGGACTCAACCTCTACACaaaggtacacacactcacacacacacgattatTCACGCAGCACTGATTACTGACTGTTTACTGTACCTACATGAGGTTGGCTATTGACTCATTCAACTTTGGATCAGACATTGTGTCTTTAACAcctgatgttttttctttttgtttgtgtatttgtatttacttTGTCCAACAGAAAGCTCCTCCCCTCGTGGCTCGTTGGGTACCTTTTGCCGCGGTAGCGGCAGCCAACTGTGTTAACATTCCCATGATGAGGCAACAGTGAGTCCTGCTGCCTTACTGTTTGAACTTCTAAAAAATGTATGTGGAGGCAGAGATTATGTGGCGAGTTGGTCGCAGACTTAAATGAATCTTTCAAGGGACTTGGATATAGTAAAGTCAGCGGCACCGCTCACTGTCTGAAAGCACCTTTagacttgttttaaatgttgtaacGCCTCCTGTAATTGGCCTTGTGAAGGTTTTACTAATGTACTTTAATCTAGTCTTCTCTGTtggtttgtcattgtttttgtccAAGTGTTGAACAACATTACGGAAAGCACTATTATgtcacagaacatgggagtggCTGTTCTACtactgcctcaatcagttagtgtgtatgtgtttttgtacgttacacaaatattgtgttggatccgagctaaccctttaaaacaccaaagtcacacaataacacaaaacaaactatcTTATCTGAAGACAGCAGTACAACAGGAACTGCTctgtaaaattagtgtttttgtcagtagagtccggtggctttgaactgagcgatAAAAGTGATATTTTACAGTAAGATAAAAAAGGATCTTtctggtctgtctctgtaaGAATTATTTGTGTGATGTTATCAGATACTAAACACCGACAGGCTCTGGTCCACTAGTCACCAGTTCTCAGCTGCTAGTGGAGACGATCTAGAGGACTAATTTCAAGTTTTTTTCCCTCCTACTAgccatttcaaacacaaaatatataaaaatagggcccagatttaaaaatacaggaGTTGTCTTTTAAGGTCTGTGTGCTTTTTACATGTAACAGATTGTTTACAACTGGCATGCTTCGCTACATGTGGGGCTGCATGATGAGAAAACCACAATGATTTAGATTCTGTTTCCCTGTTTCACTTTGTCAGGGAAATTCTGAATGGCATCACTGTCACAGATGAAAACGGCAACAAACTAGGACACTCTAAGGTCAGCACCATGGACtgctgttatttatttaaaaaatgtactgTAGTTTTCCTTTCCTACTCATAAACTGTAAATCTTGTTTAATGTCTCCTGtagaaagcagcagcaaaagGCATCACTCAGGTGGTCATCTCTCGGATCACTATGGCTGCACCAGGAATGAGTACGCAAAGAAGTTTCATCTCATGAGTATTATATTAGCTTCTTCAAgtcatcctctccctctcttgatttatattttttaatttcctcctGCCAGTCATCCTCCCAATCATCATGCAGAGGATTGAAAAATACAAGTTCATGCAGGTCAGACCTTTTACCTTCATTACAGTCCTGCTGCTAAAGTCCCCAGCATGAATGGAGTGAATCAAGCTTTGTCTGTCTTATCACAGAGAATCACGTATCTCCACGGACCAATTCAAGTGATGATGGTGGGAGTGTTGTAAGTAGATAGCGACTCATCTACTGACTTTTGTGCTCAGGagtgtttggaaaaaaataaccttcattcttttgtttttgtctgtttaaagtTTGATCTTCATGgtgcctgctgcctgctcccTGTTCCCTCAGAGATGGTAACAAACCTCTTTCTGTACTTTCACCTGCTCACACATGTACCTCAGAGACTAAAGAACACACCATTGACTCCATATTGCACTCCTATAGCATTGTAATAATAGACAGTTTAAAAACAGGGGGGGAAGACTTTTACTCACAAGACCGAGGTTCTAATCCCCTGTGAAACCAAATGTCAGCATTgacttttttctattttttcgaCTTATATTCAGGTTTTTGGAGGGAggggttgtgtttttttctacagttttcagttgcagtttgcTTAAGTTTAGGAACCAAAAATAGTGACATGTtctaaaaaagaataaataagtaaatagtaataaataagTAAAGTCCCTggataaaaaatgtattaattacattatttaaattatgtaaaaaaaattcgAAATATTCCTTTATCCCCCACATCTCAGGATGATGAACACTCGTGTAATTAGTAACGCTGGCTGTCGCCCCCTGGCTGCAAATATCATCTGCATTAACAAAATCAGGAAAAAGCAGAACCAGATATATTGTCTTTTCTTAttccacacattttttttccttatcaAAACCTGGTTCCTACATCACCCAGCAACTCGAAGGCTGACACTTTACTAAATATGTAGGGTTGTAGAAAATGTTCTTGCACTATGTTGTAAATAATCAATATCTTGCTTTCCTAATTATACAAGTAGATTTAGTTCATTTTTTACTGACAAATCTGAGCTCTCTCCAGCTCATTATTAATGTTTCCAGCACTTTGTTTAGTCTGAAGCATTCTGCATACGCAAACAAAGCAGCACTAGCTTGTTTAATCAAACAAAGTGCATTCTGACCAtgtttcccctcttttctttctctttcctttcgGCCCACACGCCCCCTTCCTCCTAATCCGTCTCTGTTCGTCTGTAACAGCTCCATGGCCGTGTCGAAGCTGGAGCCCGAGCTGAGAGACTCCATCGTGTCCCAATATGGCGACGCCGTACAACATGTCTACTTCAACAAAGGCCTCTGAGGTGGAGAGGGCTGATTATCTGTTCGACACATAACGCCTAATGCACGTGTGTTTATTATGAAATTTGTATCAATTTTCTGACTAGGTGTCACGATGAACTGCCCGTttgtcttcatcctcttcaaATTATTGCTCATCGTTGGGAACTCGCTGTGGGATTTTTGATCAATCatgtcacttttattttttatctgatTCTGTGTCTTTGATTCAAATTATTCCTGTCTTCTCATATTAAGCAGATACAAGGGGCACTGTTTACTCCTGCTGAGAAACCAAATGATCTCATCTCAGGAACAGCGTGTTACTGTGCCAGATTAAATCTCTGTTAGTTTGTCCTTCATGGTACGACTCGTCAGTAGTTGTTTTCTTTAgcttttttttgaaaatgctctTCGACCGTGTCTGCAGAGCTTCCTTACAATCTGTGCCTTCTACAAAgtggcagcagcaacagcactgctggatttctttttttttttttttaacgaatACTGCTCATTACTGTGAAACCAGAAAAGTACTTCTATGCA includes:
- the sfxn2 gene encoding sideroflexin-2, whose protein sequence is MALSSFDIEAPQWDQSTFMGRLKHFFNITDCRTALLPDSRLDEAKALVESCRAGSVPPGTTEEQLHYAKKLYDSAFHPDTGDRMNLIGRMSFQVPGGMAITGFMLQFYRTVPAVVFWQWVNQSFNALVNYTNRNAASPITPKQIGVAYVTATSTALATAVGLNLYTKKAPPLVARWVPFAAVAAANCVNIPMMRQQEILNGITVTDENGNKLGHSKKAAAKGITQVVISRITMAAPGMIILPIIMQRIEKYKFMQRITYLHGPIQVMMVGVFLIFMVPAACSLFPQRCSMAVSKLEPELRDSIVSQYGDAVQHVYFNKGL